One genomic window of Paenisporosarcina antarctica includes the following:
- a CDS encoding aminopeptidase P family protein, whose amino-acid sequence MGKLSKLRQALVENEIDALLITSGYNRRYITDFTGTAGVAIISKEQAIFITDFRYLEQAEKQISGFEIVKHTKTLVEEVTVQLDKMAVKKVGFEKDDMTYSMYESYKKAVNTELVPVSGLVEKIRLIKTPEEIKIIKAAADIADAAFNHIITFIAPGKTELEVSNELEFFMRKQGASSSSFDIIVASGLRSALPHGVASDKIIEKGDFVTLDFGALYNGYVSDVTRTVAVGEPSDHLKEIYQIVLDSQMLSLNKIKPGMTGIEADAVARDYIKSKGYGEAFGHSLGHGIGLEVHEGPGLSFRSETVLEEGMVITIEPGIYLPGVGGVRIEDDAVMTATGTDRITHSTKELLIL is encoded by the coding sequence ATGGGGAAGTTATCTAAATTACGTCAAGCATTAGTAGAAAATGAGATTGATGCGTTGCTTATAACAAGTGGTTATAATCGCAGATACATAACTGATTTTACCGGAACAGCTGGAGTTGCAATTATATCAAAAGAACAAGCTATTTTTATTACGGATTTCCGTTACTTGGAACAGGCTGAAAAACAAATTTCTGGATTTGAAATTGTGAAACATACTAAAACATTAGTAGAAGAAGTTACTGTTCAATTAGATAAAATGGCTGTGAAAAAGGTTGGTTTTGAGAAAGATGACATGACCTATTCAATGTATGAAAGCTATAAAAAGGCCGTTAATACTGAACTTGTACCAGTATCAGGTCTTGTAGAGAAAATACGCTTGATTAAGACACCTGAAGAGATTAAGATTATTAAGGCTGCCGCAGATATTGCAGATGCGGCTTTTAATCACATTATTACGTTTATCGCACCTGGAAAAACTGAATTAGAAGTTTCTAATGAATTAGAGTTCTTCATGCGAAAACAAGGTGCATCATCTTCTTCATTTGATATAATCGTTGCATCTGGTCTCCGTTCGGCACTCCCGCACGGTGTCGCAAGCGATAAAATTATAGAAAAAGGTGATTTTGTTACATTAGACTTTGGTGCATTGTATAATGGATATGTATCTGACGTAACGAGAACTGTTGCGGTTGGAGAACCTAGTGACCATTTAAAAGAAATCTACCAAATTGTCTTAGATTCACAAATGTTGTCGTTGAATAAAATTAAACCAGGTATGACTGGAATTGAAGCAGATGCTGTGGCACGTGATTACATTAAATCAAAAGGGTACGGAGAAGCATTCGGTCATTCTTTAGGTCATGGAATCGGATTAGAAGTTCATGAAGGACCAGGATTATCATTCCGTTCGGAAACCGTTCTCGAAGAGGGTATGGTAATCACGATTGAACCGGGTATTTATCTACCAGGTGTCGGTGGTGTTAGAATTGAAGATGATGCAGTTATGACAGCTACAGGCACTGACAGAATAACACATTCTACAAAAGAGTTACTTATCTTATAA
- the efp gene encoding elongation factor P produces the protein MISVNDFKTGLTIEVDGGIWRVLDFQHVKPGKGAAFVRSKLRNIRTGAVNEKTFRAGEKVKKAQIDNRKMQYLYANGDQHNFMDTESYEQIELESKQIEYELKFLRENMEVHIMQYQGEILGVELPNSVVLEVTETEPGIKGDTTSGGTKSAILETGLSVQVPFFINQGDKLIINTTEAAYVSRAQ, from the coding sequence ATGATTTCAGTTAATGATTTTAAAACAGGTTTAACAATCGAAGTAGATGGTGGCATTTGGCGCGTACTAGATTTCCAACATGTTAAACCAGGTAAAGGTGCAGCGTTTGTTCGTTCTAAACTGCGCAACATTCGTACAGGTGCAGTGAATGAAAAAACATTCCGCGCTGGAGAAAAAGTGAAAAAAGCGCAAATTGATAATCGCAAAATGCAGTATTTATATGCTAACGGGGATCAACACAATTTCATGGATACTGAATCATATGAGCAGATTGAACTTGAATCAAAACAAATCGAGTATGAGTTGAAATTCCTGCGTGAAAACATGGAAGTTCACATCATGCAGTATCAAGGTGAAATTTTAGGTGTTGAATTGCCTAACTCTGTTGTCCTAGAAGTAACAGAAACTGAACCAGGTATTAAGGGTGATACTACTAGTGGTGGTACAAAATCTGCCATTTTAGAAACTGGGCTTTCTGTACAAGTACCGTTCTTTATCAACCAAGGTGACAAGTTAATTATTAACACAACAGAAGCTGCTTACGTTTCAAGAGCACAGTAA
- a CDS encoding SpoIIIAC/SpoIIIAD family protein: MDIIRVAGIGVILALLHLFFEQTGKKEFTFFLFVFGYLYMTVEMLRFLRYFFEEITTFFEWLTISV, from the coding sequence ATGGATATAATTCGGGTTGCGGGGATTGGAGTAATTCTTGCATTGTTGCACCTATTCTTTGAACAAACAGGAAAGAAAGAGTTTACCTTTTTTTTATTTGTTTTTGGGTACCTATATATGACCGTTGAAATGCTGCGGTTTCTACGTTATTTCTTTGAAGAAATCACTACTTTTTTCGAATGGCTCACCATTTCGGTGTAG
- a CDS encoding stage III sporulation protein AE — MLEPLYAYIFGVTRYFIVLLIAIIFAMILDILFPKAKRWTRLSLFCIAVLYTLTPAIDAMYDMQQYSKQMITVFMSVYPVLAAGLLMNSGTMAFSIWNPALYVFIQFTVVLTERILIPLLMTTILLDFISRFHPATSFTKFTDIIRTSLLSIVSAVVVIYSFFISVQGFISWNISSAVTEPIKKIIQQNVPFGSFFSENLSTFTRFSSSITSITGGGIAFTILLVVLIPTLKTISVAFCYRLVAAIIEPFGPEDLVNFLDDIGKSIFVLSILSFLIAFAFFYTAIFVVILVKFSLLMRGA; from the coding sequence ATGCTTGAACCCTTGTATGCCTATATTTTTGGTGTAACCAGATATTTTATCGTTCTGTTAATAGCGATCATTTTTGCGATGATACTTGATATATTATTTCCAAAAGCAAAACGCTGGACACGATTATCGCTTTTTTGCATAGCTGTTCTATATACACTCACCCCTGCAATAGATGCGATGTACGATATGCAACAGTATTCAAAACAAATGATTACTGTATTCATGAGTGTCTATCCAGTGTTAGCTGCTGGATTACTTATGAATAGTGGAACCATGGCATTTTCAATATGGAATCCCGCTTTATATGTATTCATTCAATTTACAGTGGTTCTAACAGAGAGAATCCTTATTCCTTTACTAATGACCACAATCCTTCTTGATTTTATTAGTAGGTTTCATCCAGCGACATCATTTACAAAATTTACAGACATTATTCGAACTTCTCTACTTAGCATAGTTTCAGCAGTTGTCGTTATTTATAGTTTTTTCATCTCAGTTCAAGGATTTATCTCGTGGAATATTTCAAGTGCAGTTACTGAGCCAATTAAAAAAATTATTCAGCAAAATGTTCCCTTTGGTTCATTTTTTTCTGAAAATCTGAGTACATTTACTCGTTTTTCTTCATCCATCACATCAATAACTGGTGGAGGAATTGCTTTTACAATTCTATTAGTTGTATTAATCCCGACACTAAAAACGATAAGCGTTGCATTTTGTTATCGATTAGTGGCTGCAATCATCGAACCATTTGGACCTGAAGACTTAGTTAATTTCTTGGATGATATCGGGAAATCGATTTTCGTTCTTAGTATCTTGTCATTTCTCATTGCCTTTGCTTTTTTCTACACAGCGATCTTCGTTGTAATTTTAGTTAAATTTTCACTTCTAATGAGGGGGGCATAA
- a CDS encoding SpoIIIAH-like family protein: MKVKKRTVWMLTLLSLVAVISVYYVKEPNIMPFDGLAIFSDGALDQLTIDEEAGDDAITPVYAQSALFEEMRMESQNKRSQLREQLTTRITTDEMSADEINELYNEMSDLTVRDSTEAMLEMLIRSLGYADALVQTDKGKVDVRVISEEQGKELANEIIHIVKKQWEDAKSVKVTFQPAS; this comes from the coding sequence ATGAAAGTTAAAAAACGTACAGTGTGGATGCTAACCTTATTAAGTTTGGTAGCAGTAATTTCGGTGTATTACGTGAAAGAGCCTAACATCATGCCCTTTGATGGTTTAGCTATTTTTTCAGATGGAGCACTTGATCAATTGACAATCGATGAAGAAGCTGGAGATGATGCAATTACTCCAGTATATGCTCAAAGTGCGTTATTTGAAGAAATGAGAATGGAATCACAAAACAAGCGTAGTCAGCTTAGAGAACAGTTAACGACTAGAATTACAACAGATGAGATGTCTGCAGATGAGATCAATGAACTGTACAATGAGATGAGTGATTTAACGGTTCGAGATTCCACAGAAGCAATGCTTGAAATGCTCATACGTTCATTAGGTTATGCAGATGCTCTTGTACAAACAGATAAAGGTAAGGTAGATGTAAGAGTTATCTCGGAAGAACAAGGAAAAGAACTAGCAAATGAAATAATTCACATTGTAAAAAAACAATGGGAAGACGCTAAATCAGTAAAGGTTACATTCCAACCTGCTTCATAA
- the accB gene encoding acetyl-CoA carboxylase biotin carboxyl carrier protein: protein MIKIQEIREIIKLIDHSSIDEFSYEAEGTKIKLKKNSLHESSEVIVPQSNYAAPHVVESSTMDATQVTTSPTVKETFANIEVKESVNDESLHKIQSPMVGTFYESSSPDSPAFVQIGDKVSEEGIVCIVEAMKLFNEIEAEVSGEIVEILVKDGQLVEYGQPLFLVKAN from the coding sequence ATGATAAAAATTCAAGAAATTCGTGAAATTATTAAACTAATTGACCACTCATCTATTGATGAGTTTAGTTACGAAGCAGAAGGTACGAAAATTAAACTTAAAAAGAATAGTCTACACGAATCATCTGAAGTAATTGTCCCTCAATCTAATTATGCAGCACCACATGTTGTAGAGTCATCAACAATGGATGCTACACAAGTAACGACATCTCCAACTGTAAAAGAAACATTTGCAAATATTGAAGTGAAAGAATCAGTGAACGATGAATCTCTCCATAAAATCCAATCTCCAATGGTAGGAACATTCTATGAATCATCTTCACCAGATTCACCAGCATTTGTTCAAATTGGGGATAAAGTAAGTGAAGAAGGTATCGTGTGTATTGTGGAAGCTATGAAATTATTTAACGAAATCGAAGCAGAAGTGTCTGGCGAGATTGTAGAAATTTTAGTAAAAGATGGACAACTCGTAGAGTACGGCCAACCTCTGTTCTTAGTAAAAGCGAACTAA
- the accC gene encoding acetyl-CoA carboxylase biotin carboxylase subunit, which yields MMKKVLIANRGEIAVRIIRACKELDIETVAVYSEADQDALHVQMADESYCIGPNPSKDSYLNFSNIISVAKLTGCDGIHPGYGFLAENASFAELCEQCNITFIGPTSDAISRMGTKDVARETMRKAGVPVVPGSTGIVADDKDGLEIARKIGFPVIIKATAGGGGKGIRVARTEEELVKGIQITQKEAAAAFGNPGVYIEKFIEIFRHVEIQVLADSFGNTIHLGERDCSIQRRMQKLVEEAPSPALSPEIRYQMGDAAVKAAQAVNYRSAGTVEFIFDHINQKFYFMEMNTRIQVEHPVTEMVTGIDLIQQQLKVASGERLAYTQDDVKIKGWAIECRINAENPSKNFMPSAGKVEMYLAPGGYGVRVDSAMYSGYRIPPYYDSMVAKLITFADTREEAVAKMKRALSEFVVEGVHTTIPFHEKLMDHEVFKSGDFDTKFLEKYDVMNS from the coding sequence ATGATGAAAAAAGTATTAATTGCTAATCGTGGTGAAATCGCGGTTCGTATTATTCGTGCATGTAAAGAATTAGATATTGAAACGGTAGCTGTTTATTCGGAAGCGGATCAAGATGCGTTGCATGTGCAAATGGCAGATGAATCTTACTGTATTGGCCCAAATCCATCAAAAGATAGTTATTTAAACTTTAGTAATATTATTAGTGTGGCAAAGTTAACAGGTTGTGATGGAATTCATCCAGGGTATGGTTTTTTAGCTGAGAATGCTAGTTTTGCTGAGTTATGTGAACAGTGCAATATTACCTTTATTGGACCAACCTCAGATGCTATTTCAAGAATGGGTACAAAAGACGTAGCCCGTGAAACGATGCGAAAAGCAGGTGTACCAGTAGTTCCTGGTTCTACGGGCATAGTAGCAGATGATAAAGACGGACTAGAAATTGCTCGTAAAATTGGATTCCCGGTCATTATTAAAGCCACTGCTGGTGGTGGTGGTAAAGGGATTCGAGTAGCACGTACAGAAGAAGAACTTGTTAAAGGTATTCAAATTACCCAAAAAGAAGCAGCAGCTGCTTTTGGTAATCCTGGTGTATATATTGAAAAGTTCATTGAAATCTTCCGTCATGTTGAAATTCAGGTTTTAGCAGATAGTTTTGGCAACACCATACATTTAGGTGAACGTGATTGTTCTATTCAACGCCGTATGCAAAAACTGGTAGAAGAAGCACCTTCACCAGCTCTTTCGCCAGAAATTCGTTATCAAATGGGCGATGCAGCAGTAAAGGCAGCACAAGCGGTTAACTATCGCAGTGCTGGGACAGTTGAATTTATTTTTGATCACATTAATCAAAAATTTTACTTCATGGAAATGAATACACGAATTCAAGTTGAACATCCTGTTACAGAAATGGTTACGGGTATTGATTTAATTCAACAACAACTTAAAGTGGCTTCAGGTGAGAGACTTGCGTATACACAAGATGATGTGAAAATTAAAGGATGGGCTATTGAGTGTCGCATAAATGCAGAAAACCCTTCTAAAAATTTCATGCCTTCAGCAGGGAAAGTAGAAATGTATTTAGCGCCAGGTGGATACGGTGTACGTGTGGATTCAGCAATGTATTCAGGTTATAGAATTCCTCCATACTACGATTCAATGGTTGCCAAACTCATTACATTTGCAGATACACGCGAAGAAGCTGTTGCAAAAATGAAACGTGCATTAAGTGAATTTGTGGTTGAAGGCGTTCATACAACTATTCCTTTCCACGAGAAATTAATGGATCATGAAGTGTTTAAATCAGGTGATTTTGACACGAAGTTTTTAGAGAAATACGACGTCATGAATTCCTAA
- a CDS encoding Asp23/Gls24 family envelope stress response protein has protein sequence MAEKTTTAYLQMTPAGKEALGKIEVAPEVLEVIAGIATIDVEGVGGTRGSFATGVAERLGKKVHGKGIKTELTEQGLFVEIYCTVKYGASIPKVAKEVQNQVRQAIFNMTSLETQEINVHITGIQFEQQKETITE, from the coding sequence ATGGCTGAAAAAACAACAACAGCTTATTTGCAAATGACTCCTGCAGGAAAAGAAGCCTTAGGGAAGATTGAAGTAGCGCCAGAAGTATTAGAAGTAATCGCTGGAATTGCAACAATAGATGTTGAAGGTGTTGGCGGTACGCGAGGAAGTTTTGCTACTGGAGTTGCTGAACGTTTAGGCAAAAAAGTTCATGGTAAAGGCATTAAAACAGAATTAACTGAACAAGGTTTATTTGTTGAAATTTATTGTACAGTAAAATATGGTGCATCAATTCCTAAAGTGGCTAAAGAAGTTCAGAATCAAGTGCGTCAAGCAATTTTTAATATGACTTCTCTTGAGACGCAAGAAATAAATGTCCATATTACCGGCATTCAATTTGAACAGCAAAAAGAAACAATAACAGAATAA
- the nusB gene encoding transcription antitermination factor NusB: MKRREAREKVLQTLFQLENTELTIEEAMSHVLDGQNDSFYEKLVRGTTEHLTQIDESLKAKLENWSLDRLPKIERTILRLAVFELLFMQDAPSKVVINEAIELSKTFGDDKSSKFVNGVLSKYAVESSS; the protein is encoded by the coding sequence ATGAAACGTAGAGAAGCTCGTGAAAAAGTGTTGCAAACTTTGTTTCAGTTAGAAAACACGGAGTTGACAATAGAAGAGGCAATGAGTCATGTTTTAGATGGTCAAAATGATTCTTTCTATGAAAAACTTGTACGTGGTACGACTGAACATTTAACGCAAATAGATGAATCACTTAAAGCAAAATTAGAAAATTGGTCACTAGATCGCTTACCTAAAATCGAACGAACAATTTTGCGTTTAGCTGTCTTTGAATTGTTATTTATGCAAGATGCTCCTTCAAAAGTAGTAATTAATGAAGCAATTGAATTGAGTAAAACATTCGGAGATGACAAATCAAGCAAGTTTGTCAACGGTGTATTATCTAAATATGCGGTGGAGTCTTCTAGCTGA
- the folD gene encoding bifunctional methylenetetrahydrofolate dehydrogenase/methenyltetrahydrofolate cyclohydrolase FolD has product MSSILISGKEIGQAIRSELSIRIDRLKNRGITPGLAVILVGENSASKTYVANKQKTCEALGMHSRLLSFESELTERELIQAIHSLNNDPEIHGILVQLPLPNHITETEVLAAISPAKDVDGFHPINIGKMMLGQDTFLPCTPFGVMKLLEHSHIEISGKHAVVIGRSHIVGKPMGQLLLQKDATVTYAHSKTANLKEITLQADILVVAVGRTKMITSDYVKTGAVVIDVGMNRDENNRLCGDVDFDSVKEKAAYLTPVPGGVGPMTITMLMVNTVKSAENELLQDI; this is encoded by the coding sequence ATGTCAAGTATACTAATAAGTGGAAAAGAAATTGGGCAAGCTATAAGAAGTGAATTATCTATACGTATTGACCGCTTGAAGAATAGAGGTATAACACCTGGCTTAGCAGTTATTTTAGTAGGTGAAAACTCAGCTTCCAAGACGTATGTTGCTAATAAGCAAAAAACATGTGAAGCACTTGGCATGCATTCTCGTTTACTTTCATTTGAATCCGAATTAACAGAGCGAGAACTCATACAAGCGATTCATTCTCTTAATAACGACCCAGAAATTCATGGTATTTTAGTTCAATTGCCATTACCAAATCATATTACAGAAACTGAAGTATTGGCAGCAATTTCTCCTGCAAAAGATGTAGATGGCTTTCATCCAATAAATATTGGGAAAATGATGCTCGGTCAAGATACATTTCTTCCATGTACGCCATTTGGTGTCATGAAACTTCTAGAACACTCTCACATCGAAATTTCCGGTAAGCATGCTGTTGTCATAGGACGTAGTCATATTGTCGGGAAACCTATGGGTCAATTACTGTTGCAAAAAGATGCAACTGTAACATATGCTCATTCTAAAACCGCAAACTTAAAAGAAATTACATTGCAAGCTGACATTCTAGTTGTTGCAGTAGGTAGAACGAAAATGATTACAAGTGATTATGTGAAGACGGGTGCCGTCGTAATAGATGTTGGCATGAATCGTGATGAAAATAATCGCTTATGTGGTGACGTGGATTTTGATTCTGTAAAAGAAAAAGCAGCTTACCTAACACCAGTTCCAGGAGGGGTTGGTCCTATGACAATCACTATGTTAATGGTGAATACTGTGAAATCAGCAGAAAATGAGTTACTTCAAGACATTTGA
- the xseA gene encoding exodeoxyribonuclease VII large subunit has protein sequence MNVTSTSYLTVKALTKYIKRKFDADPHLRNVYVKGELSNVKIHTSGHIYFTIKDEQTRISAVMFAAQARNLKFKPESGMNVLLQGDVNVYEGSGQYQLYAQVMQPDGIGELFVAFEQLKEKLAKEGLFHPSRKKQIPKFPQRIGVITASTGAAIRDIVTTLSRRYPLAEVIIFPTLVQGIGAAPSIVKALKRANAYSELDVCIVGRGGGSIEDLWAFNEEIVAREIANSSVPIISAIGHETDTTIADFVSDLRAPTPTAAAELAVPNQLELLQHVTNRKSQILSIVSATLSSERKRLTRVISAYPLAYPDRLYRPFVEKLTRATDQLEKSGRTLLQQKQQHLDQQTMRLTLQNPQKVVQQHLKDIDVYQQRLHIATKKNIQTKGRSFSAMIQLLEALNPLKIMDRGYSITYQNDQVVKSIEELNLKKQLHIKLPDGVVLASIDSITKNTKGESS, from the coding sequence ATGAATGTGACATCAACTTCATATTTAACGGTAAAAGCTTTAACTAAATACATAAAACGGAAATTTGATGCAGATCCCCATTTAAGAAATGTCTATGTCAAAGGGGAACTATCAAATGTAAAAATACATACGAGTGGGCACATCTATTTTACGATAAAAGATGAGCAAACGAGAATATCTGCTGTTATGTTTGCTGCTCAAGCTAGAAACTTGAAATTTAAACCTGAAAGTGGAATGAATGTTCTTTTGCAAGGTGATGTAAATGTTTATGAAGGATCTGGCCAGTATCAGCTGTATGCACAAGTCATGCAACCTGATGGCATCGGAGAATTATTTGTGGCGTTTGAGCAACTAAAGGAAAAACTAGCAAAAGAAGGATTGTTCCATCCTTCTAGAAAAAAACAAATTCCTAAATTCCCTCAAAGAATAGGCGTTATTACGGCTTCCACAGGTGCAGCAATTCGAGATATTGTCACGACCTTGAGTAGACGTTATCCACTGGCAGAAGTGATTATTTTTCCTACACTAGTTCAAGGTATAGGAGCAGCACCTAGTATTGTGAAGGCACTTAAACGTGCAAATGCATATTCGGAGTTGGATGTTTGTATAGTCGGTCGTGGTGGTGGGTCGATCGAAGATTTATGGGCATTTAATGAAGAGATAGTTGCTCGAGAAATTGCTAACAGCAGCGTTCCTATCATTAGTGCGATTGGACATGAAACTGATACGACCATTGCTGATTTTGTATCAGACTTACGAGCACCAACTCCAACTGCTGCTGCTGAACTTGCTGTACCCAATCAACTTGAGTTATTACAACACGTAACAAACAGAAAATCACAAATCCTATCAATTGTCTCAGCAACTTTGTCTAGTGAGCGTAAAAGATTAACACGGGTCATATCGGCATACCCGCTTGCTTATCCAGACAGATTGTATCGACCTTTTGTTGAAAAGTTAACACGCGCAACAGACCAGTTAGAGAAAAGTGGGAGAACCCTACTCCAACAAAAGCAGCAACATCTCGATCAGCAAACAATGCGATTAACCTTACAAAATCCGCAAAAAGTAGTTCAACAACATCTAAAAGATATAGACGTATACCAACAACGTTTGCATATAGCTACTAAAAAAAACATTCAGACAAAAGGTCGTTCATTTAGTGCTATGATTCAATTACTTGAAGCATTAAATCCATTGAAAATAATGGATAGGGGCTACAGCATTACGTATCAAAATGACCAAGTAGTAAAGTCAATTGAAGAACTTAATCTAAAAAAACAACTTCATATAAAATTACCAGATGGAGTCGTACTTGCATCTATCGACTCTATAACCAAGAACACTAAAGGAGAATCATCATGA
- the xseB gene encoding exodeoxyribonuclease VII small subunit — protein MTKTNVSFDQAIQQLEEIVRQLEQGDVPLEDAISLYKKGMGLSTLCHSKLQNAEKQLISIIDDKGEKVPFTESEKEDTVK, from the coding sequence ATGACAAAAACGAATGTATCTTTTGATCAAGCAATTCAACAACTAGAAGAAATCGTACGCCAACTCGAGCAAGGAGATGTCCCTCTAGAAGATGCGATTTCACTTTATAAAAAAGGTATGGGATTGTCGACATTATGCCATAGTAAATTACAAAATGCTGAGAAACAACTAATCTCAATCATTGATGATAAAGGCGAGAAAGTACCATTTACTGAATCTGAAAAAGAGGATACTGTAAAATGA
- a CDS encoding polyprenyl synthetase family protein, producing the protein MISFQKFTEHHVPKIDKHLSFQINSIEAPSILKEAMNYSVAAGGKRVRPLFLLAVLDVLKVEHCEALTVGSIIEMVHTYSLIHDDLPSMDNDDYRRGQLTNHKVYGEALAILAGDGLLTYSFGELSRLKTVPAEDKLDLIRLLSLAAGAEGMVGGQVLDIESERKLISVKELETIHINKTGALLSYSIEAGAILASADEKTKKSLTDFGYHIGLAFQIQDDILDIEGTTEILGKTAGKDVASEKNTYPALLTLEGAKSKRDWHYNLAILSLRDITKEPGLLDEMATYIVNRNK; encoded by the coding sequence ATGATTTCATTCCAAAAGTTCACAGAGCATCATGTTCCAAAAATAGATAAACATCTCTCCTTTCAAATTAATTCTATTGAAGCTCCATCTATTTTAAAGGAAGCCATGAATTATTCAGTAGCTGCAGGTGGTAAACGAGTCCGCCCATTGTTTTTATTAGCTGTTTTAGACGTATTAAAAGTGGAACATTGTGAAGCTTTGACGGTAGGTTCAATAATTGAAATGGTTCATACATATTCACTCATCCATGATGATTTACCGAGTATGGATAATGATGATTATCGCCGAGGACAATTAACAAATCATAAAGTGTATGGTGAAGCTTTAGCTATTTTGGCTGGAGATGGCTTGTTAACATATAGTTTTGGTGAACTTTCTCGTTTAAAAACTGTTCCGGCTGAAGATAAACTGGATTTAATTCGTTTACTAAGCCTAGCTGCAGGTGCTGAAGGCATGGTTGGTGGACAAGTATTAGATATAGAAAGTGAACGAAAATTAATTTCTGTTAAAGAATTAGAAACGATACACATAAATAAAACGGGTGCTCTATTGTCATATAGTATCGAAGCGGGTGCGATTCTCGCCTCAGCAGATGAGAAAACAAAAAAATCATTAACAGACTTTGGTTATCATATAGGGCTTGCTTTCCAAATTCAAGATGACATTTTAGATATTGAGGGTACTACTGAGATATTAGGGAAAACTGCAGGAAAAGATGTAGCAAGTGAAAAAAACACATACCCTGCACTTTTAACTCTTGAGGGTGCAAAAAGTAAAAGGGATTGGCACTATAATCTAGCGATTCTTTCTCTTCGTGACATTACAAAAGAACCGGGATTATTAGATGAAATGGCAACATACATTGTCAATCGTAACAAATAG